A portion of the Streptomyces sp. YPW6 genome contains these proteins:
- a CDS encoding NlpC/P60 family protein, giving the protein MASHRRPKQPSRTRVTVLTATAAAAVALTSQAAHADPKPSKSEVKAKVDKLYHEAEAATEKYNGAKEQQDNLKKEVDALQDKVARGQAELNTLRSELGSIATAQYRSGGIDPSVALFLASDPDSFLDQASALDQLTVKQTEALQKIQSKQRTLAQQRKEAQDKLGDLADVRKALGENKKKYQGKLADAQQLLNTLTQAERAKMQQEEQRASRAASDRVELGNEAPASGRGAAALSAAATQIGKPYVSGGSGPNSYDCSGLTQWAFAQAGVSITRTTYTQQNDGTKIGRSQLKPGDLVFFNGLSHVGFYAGNNQILHAPKPGTVVRYESMDYMGTFQFGVRI; this is encoded by the coding sequence GTGGCGTCCCACCGTCGTCCCAAGCAGCCGAGCCGCACCCGCGTGACCGTGCTCACCGCGACCGCCGCCGCGGCCGTGGCCCTGACCTCCCAGGCCGCCCACGCCGACCCCAAGCCGAGCAAGAGCGAGGTCAAGGCGAAGGTCGACAAGCTCTACCACGAGGCCGAGGCCGCCACCGAGAAGTACAACGGGGCCAAGGAGCAGCAGGACAACCTGAAGAAGGAAGTCGACGCGCTCCAGGACAAGGTCGCCCGCGGCCAGGCCGAGCTCAACACGCTCCGCTCCGAGCTGGGTTCGATCGCCACCGCGCAGTACCGCTCCGGCGGCATCGACCCCTCGGTCGCCCTCTTCCTCGCCTCGGACCCGGACAGCTTCCTGGACCAGGCCTCCGCTCTCGACCAGCTGACGGTCAAGCAGACGGAAGCGCTCCAGAAGATCCAGTCCAAGCAGCGCACCCTCGCCCAGCAGCGCAAGGAGGCCCAGGACAAGCTCGGCGACCTCGCCGACGTCCGCAAGGCGCTCGGCGAGAACAAGAAGAAGTACCAGGGCAAGCTGGCCGACGCCCAGCAGCTCCTCAACACCCTGACGCAGGCCGAGCGGGCCAAGATGCAGCAGGAGGAGCAGCGCGCCAGCCGGGCCGCCAGCGACCGGGTCGAGCTCGGCAACGAGGCCCCCGCGTCCGGCCGCGGTGCCGCCGCCCTCAGTGCCGCCGCGACCCAGATCGGCAAGCCGTACGTCTCCGGCGGCTCCGGCCCCAACTCCTACGACTGCTCCGGGCTGACCCAGTGGGCCTTCGCCCAGGCCGGCGTCTCCATCACCCGGACCACGTACACCCAGCAGAACGACGGCACGAAGATCGGCCGCAGCCAGCTCAAGCCGGGCGACCTGGTCTTCTTCAACGGCCTGTCGCACGTGGGCTTCTACGCGGGCAACAACCAGATCCTGCACGCGCCGAAGCCGGGCACCGTCGTCCGCTACGAGTCGATGGACTACATGGGCACCTTCCAGTTCGGCGTCCGCATCTGA
- a CDS encoding C40 family peptidase, translating to MVSHRRCTQSGFTRGVRVTVVSAAAATAAATLTGAPASADPQDTRESARAAVDRLYEQAERATERFNAAGEQVKRLRAEADRAQDATARGQERVNEMRDALGAMAGAQYRTGSVDPSVALLLSADPDSYLEQAAALDRAGARQTMTLDKLRHAQRKLAQSRAETTRALTDLERNRAAVTRHKRAVESKLREARRVLDSLPPEERASFDRASRSGREGLPDLTGAAPGSARAMSAVAAAQRALGRPYVWGANGPSGFDCSGLMQWAWAQAGVSLPRTSQAQRYAGRMVPLSQAQPGDLVAYRADASHIGMYVGNGQVVHAPYPGAPVRYDPVGMMPVSSVTRI from the coding sequence GTGGTGTCCCATCGCCGTTGCACACAGTCCGGCTTCACCAGAGGCGTCCGGGTCACGGTCGTCTCGGCGGCCGCCGCCACCGCGGCCGCCACCCTGACCGGGGCCCCGGCGAGCGCCGACCCGCAGGACACCCGGGAGAGCGCCAGAGCCGCCGTCGACCGCCTCTACGAGCAGGCCGAGCGGGCCACCGAGCGGTTCAACGCGGCGGGGGAGCAGGTGAAGCGGCTGCGCGCCGAGGCGGACCGCGCCCAGGACGCCACCGCCCGCGGCCAGGAACGCGTCAACGAGATGCGCGACGCCCTCGGTGCGATGGCGGGCGCCCAGTACCGGACCGGCTCCGTCGACCCGTCGGTGGCCCTGCTGCTCTCCGCCGACCCGGACTCCTACCTGGAGCAGGCCGCCGCCCTCGACCGGGCCGGCGCCCGGCAGACGATGACCCTGGACAAACTGCGCCACGCGCAGCGCAAGCTCGCCCAGAGCCGCGCCGAGACCACCCGCGCCCTGACCGACCTGGAGCGCAACCGGGCCGCCGTCACCCGCCACAAGCGCGCCGTCGAGTCCAAGCTCCGCGAGGCCCGCCGGGTGCTGGACTCACTGCCGCCCGAGGAACGCGCCTCCTTCGACCGGGCCTCCCGCTCCGGCCGCGAAGGATTGCCCGACCTCACCGGCGCCGCCCCCGGATCGGCCCGCGCGATGTCCGCCGTCGCCGCCGCCCAGCGGGCGCTCGGGAGACCCTACGTCTGGGGCGCCAACGGGCCCTCCGGATTCGACTGCTCCGGCCTGATGCAGTGGGCCTGGGCCCAGGCCGGGGTCAGCCTGCCCCGCACCTCCCAGGCCCAGCGCTACGCGGGCCGCATGGTGCCCCTCTCCCAGGCGCAACCCGGTGACCTGGTCGCCTACCGGGCGGACGCCAGCCACATCGGCATGTACGTCGGCAACGGCCAGGTCGTCCACGCCCCCTACCCGGGCGCCCCGGTCCGCTACGATCCGGTCGGCATGATGCCCGTCTCCTCGGTCACCCGGATCTGA
- the trpD gene encoding anthranilate phosphoribosyltransferase, whose translation MNVVTPSGGDGVADRSWPGLLNPLLRGEDLSSEETAWAMDRIMSGEATDAQIAGFAVALRAKGETVDEVTGLVRAMYAHANTIEVPGRTVDIVGTGGDLAKTVNISTMSAIVIAGTGAKVVKHGNRAASSASGSSDVLEKLGVNLELTPRRVVEVAEQAGITFCFAVKFHPALRYAAKARKELGAQTTFNILGPLTNPAQVRAQAVGVADARMAPIVAGVLAGRGNSALVFRGDDGLDELTTTATSRVWVVRDGAVREEAFDPRDVGLPIVPVEALRGADASYNADVARRLLDGEKGAVREAVLLNSAAALVALDPGPGTLTEQLAAKIAVAADSIDSGAAKHALERWVAASNA comes from the coding sequence ATGAACGTGGTGACCCCGAGCGGCGGCGACGGCGTGGCGGACCGTTCCTGGCCCGGCCTGCTGAACCCCCTGCTGCGCGGCGAGGACCTCAGCTCCGAGGAGACCGCCTGGGCCATGGACCGCATCATGAGCGGCGAGGCCACCGACGCGCAGATCGCCGGGTTCGCCGTGGCGCTGCGGGCCAAGGGCGAGACCGTGGACGAGGTCACCGGATTGGTCCGCGCGATGTACGCCCACGCCAACACCATCGAGGTGCCCGGCCGCACCGTCGACATCGTCGGCACCGGCGGCGACCTCGCCAAGACCGTCAACATCTCCACCATGTCCGCGATCGTCATCGCCGGCACCGGCGCCAAGGTCGTCAAGCACGGCAACCGGGCCGCGTCCTCGGCGAGCGGCTCCTCCGACGTACTGGAGAAGCTCGGCGTCAACCTGGAGCTGACCCCGCGCCGGGTGGTCGAGGTGGCCGAGCAGGCGGGCATCACCTTCTGCTTCGCCGTGAAGTTCCACCCCGCCCTGCGGTACGCCGCCAAGGCCCGCAAGGAGCTCGGCGCGCAGACCACGTTCAACATCCTGGGCCCCCTCACCAACCCGGCCCAGGTGCGCGCCCAGGCCGTCGGGGTCGCCGACGCCCGGATGGCGCCCATCGTCGCGGGCGTGCTGGCCGGCCGGGGCAATTCCGCCCTCGTCTTCCGCGGCGACGACGGACTCGACGAGCTGACCACCACGGCCACCTCCCGGGTCTGGGTGGTGCGCGACGGCGCGGTCCGCGAGGAGGCGTTCGACCCGCGCGACGTCGGGCTGCCGATCGTCCCGGTCGAGGCGCTGCGCGGCGCCGACGCCTCGTACAACGCCGATGTGGCCCGCCGCCTGCTGGACGGCGAGAAGGGCGCGGTGCGGGAAGCGGTGCTGCTCAACTCGGCGGCGGCCCTCGTCGCCCTGGACCCGGGCCCCGGCACGCTGACCGAGCAGCTCGCGGCGAAGATCGCGGTGGCGGCCGATTCCATCGACTCCGGGGCGGCCAAGCACGCCCTGGAGCGCTGGGTGGCGGCGAGCAACGCCTGA
- a CDS encoding cytochrome bc complex cytochrome b subunit, translating to MSTATTNPSAAEPASGRKAPAGERVADWADGRLGIYGLAKANMRKIFPDHWSFMLGEVCLYSFIIIILTGVYLTLFFQPSMGEIVYHGPYEPMQGIRMSEAYASTLKISFEVRGGLLVRQIHHWAALIFLAGMFVHMMRVFFTGAFRKPREINWLFGFLLFVLGMFTGFTGYSLPDDLLSGTGVRFTQGAILSVPIVGTYISMFLFGGEFPGHDFVARFYSIHILLLPGIMLGLLVAHLILVFYHKHTQFAGPGRTNKNVVGMPLLPVYMAKAGGFFFLVFGIIAIISAIATINPIWALGPYRVDQVSTGAQPDWYMGFAEGLVRVMPGWEINLWGHTLVLGVFIPLIAFGLVLGVIALYPFIESWITGDKREHHILDRPRNAPTRTAFGVAWITAYFIGLVGGGNDLWATHFHLSINAITWFVRIFFFAGPVIAFIVTKRICLGLQRRDREKVLHGRESGIIKRLPHGEFVEVHEPLSREQLHTLTAHEQYKPLELGPEVDENGVKRKISPVQKLRAKLSKGYFAEGNQIPKATAEEYKEISEGHGHH from the coding sequence ATGAGTACTGCGACCACGAACCCCTCCGCCGCCGAACCGGCGAGCGGACGCAAGGCTCCGGCCGGCGAGCGGGTTGCCGACTGGGCTGACGGCCGGCTGGGCATCTACGGCCTGGCCAAGGCCAACATGCGCAAGATCTTCCCGGACCACTGGTCCTTCATGCTCGGTGAGGTCTGCCTCTACAGCTTCATCATCATCATCCTCACGGGTGTGTACCTGACGCTGTTCTTCCAGCCGAGCATGGGCGAGATCGTCTACCACGGTCCGTACGAGCCCATGCAGGGCATCCGGATGTCCGAGGCCTACGCCTCGACCCTGAAGATCAGCTTCGAGGTCCGCGGTGGTCTGCTGGTCCGGCAGATCCACCACTGGGCCGCCCTGATCTTCCTGGCCGGCATGTTCGTGCACATGATGCGCGTCTTCTTCACGGGCGCCTTCCGCAAGCCGCGCGAGATCAACTGGCTCTTCGGCTTCCTGCTGTTCGTGCTCGGCATGTTCACCGGGTTCACCGGCTACTCCCTCCCGGACGACCTGCTCTCCGGTACGGGTGTCCGCTTCACCCAGGGCGCGATCCTGTCCGTGCCGATCGTCGGTACGTACATCTCGATGTTCCTGTTCGGCGGCGAGTTCCCCGGCCACGACTTCGTGGCCCGGTTCTACTCGATCCACATCCTGCTGCTGCCGGGCATCATGCTCGGTCTGCTGGTGGCCCACCTGATCCTGGTCTTCTACCACAAGCACACGCAGTTCGCGGGTCCCGGCCGGACCAACAAGAACGTCGTCGGCATGCCGCTGCTGCCCGTGTACATGGCGAAGGCCGGAGGGTTCTTCTTCCTCGTCTTCGGCATCATCGCGATCATCTCGGCCATCGCCACGATCAACCCGATCTGGGCGCTCGGCCCGTACCGGGTCGACCAGGTGTCCACCGGCGCCCAGCCCGACTGGTACATGGGCTTCGCCGAGGGTCTGGTCCGTGTGATGCCGGGCTGGGAGATCAACCTGTGGGGCCACACGCTCGTCCTGGGCGTGTTCATCCCGCTGATCGCCTTCGGCCTGGTGCTCGGTGTCATCGCGCTCTACCCGTTCATCGAGTCCTGGATCACCGGCGACAAGCGCGAGCACCACATCCTGGACCGCCCGCGCAACGCCCCGACCCGGACCGCGTTCGGCGTCGCCTGGATCACGGCGTACTTCATCGGCCTCGTCGGCGGTGGAAACGACCTGTGGGCCACGCACTTCCACCTGTCGATCAACGCGATCACCTGGTTCGTCCGGATCTTCTTCTTCGCCGGTCCGGTCATCGCCTTCATCGTCACCAAGCGGATCTGCCTCGGCCTCCAGCGCCGCGACCGGGAGAAGGTGCTGCACGGCCGCGAGAGCGGCATCATCAAGCGCCTGCCGCACGGTGAGTTCGTGGAGGTCCACGAGCCGCTCAGCCGCGAGCAGCTGCACACGCTCACGGCGCACGAGCAGTACAAGCCGCTCGAACTCGGCCCCGAGGTCGACGAGAACGGTGTCAAGCGGAAGATCTCCCCGGTGCAGAAGCTGCGCGCCAAGCTCAGCAAGGGGTACTTCGCCGAGGGGAACCAGATCCCGAAGGCGACCGCCGAGGAGTACAAGGAGATCAGCGAGGGCCACGGCCACCACTGA
- a CDS encoding aminotransferase class V-fold PLP-dependent enzyme, whose product MSVSTVAVAPPVCTPLPVLGRDVTVPLVTGGEVTYAALDYAASAPALQRVWDDVAAYAPYYGSVHRGAGHLSQLSTDLFENSRRTVAEFLGCRADDQVVFTRSTTDSLNLLATALPADCQVFVYETEHHASLLPWRDARVTYLDAPRTPGQAVASLERALADRDPCGPALVCVTGASNVTGELWPVRELAAAAHAHGARIVLDAAQLAPHHPVDITELDVDWVAFSGHKLYAPFGSGVLAGRADWLRAAEPYLAGGGASRTVARRADGGVDVDWHTTAARHEAGSPNVIGVHSIASACRALTEAGFDTLVAREQELVSRVREGLAGVPEVQVLSLFGDDAPRVGVISFVVRGWNSSHFAAALSAEYGIGVRDGLFCAHPLVRTLLGSGPQEPGECGAAEAGAGELPLPSAGGTSSSLNAIRVSFGAGTPDEHVDRFLRAVTELVREGARWTYRTEDGRCVPDRGEAAQV is encoded by the coding sequence ATGTCTGTCTCCACTGTTGCCGTCGCCCCGCCGGTTTGTACCCCGCTGCCCGTTCTGGGGCGGGACGTCACCGTTCCGCTCGTGACCGGCGGCGAGGTCACCTACGCCGCGCTCGACTACGCCGCCAGCGCCCCGGCGCTCCAGCGGGTCTGGGACGACGTCGCCGCCTACGCCCCGTACTACGGCAGCGTCCACCGCGGCGCCGGCCACCTCTCGCAGCTCTCCACCGACCTCTTCGAGAACAGCCGCCGCACGGTCGCCGAGTTCCTCGGCTGCCGCGCCGATGACCAGGTGGTCTTCACCCGCTCCACGACCGACTCCCTCAACCTGCTGGCCACAGCCCTTCCCGCGGACTGCCAGGTCTTCGTGTACGAGACCGAGCACCACGCCTCCCTGCTGCCCTGGCGCGACGCCCGGGTCACCTACCTCGACGCGCCCCGCACCCCGGGGCAGGCCGTCGCGTCGCTGGAGCGCGCGCTCGCCGACCGCGACCCCTGCGGCCCGGCCCTCGTCTGCGTCACCGGCGCCTCCAACGTGACCGGCGAGCTGTGGCCGGTGAGGGAACTGGCCGCCGCCGCCCACGCGCACGGCGCCCGCATCGTCCTGGACGCCGCCCAGCTCGCCCCGCACCACCCCGTCGACATCACCGAACTGGACGTCGACTGGGTCGCGTTCTCCGGCCACAAGCTGTACGCGCCCTTCGGCTCCGGGGTGCTGGCCGGCCGTGCAGACTGGCTCCGGGCCGCCGAGCCCTACCTCGCCGGCGGTGGCGCGTCCCGCACGGTCGCCCGGCGCGCCGACGGCGGCGTGGACGTCGACTGGCACACCACGGCCGCCCGCCACGAGGCGGGTTCGCCCAATGTCATCGGCGTCCACTCCATCGCCTCCGCCTGCCGGGCCCTCACCGAGGCGGGCTTCGACACCCTCGTCGCCCGGGAGCAGGAGCTGGTGTCCCGGGTCCGCGAAGGGCTCGCCGGGGTGCCCGAGGTGCAGGTGCTCTCGCTGTTCGGCGACGACGCGCCCCGGGTCGGCGTCATCTCCTTCGTGGTGCGCGGCTGGAACAGCTCGCACTTCGCCGCCGCCCTCTCCGCGGAGTACGGCATCGGCGTGCGCGACGGCCTCTTCTGCGCCCATCCGCTGGTGCGCACCCTGCTCGGCAGCGGCCCGCAGGAGCCGGGGGAGTGCGGGGCCGCCGAGGCCGGGGCGGGCGAGCTCCCTCTGCCTTCGGCCGGGGGGACCTCCTCCTCGCTCAACGCCATCCGCGTCAGCTTCGGGGCCGGCACGCCCGACGAGCACGTCGACCGCTTCCTGCGCGCGGTGACCGAGCTGGTCCGCGAGGGGGCCCGGTGGACGTACCGCACGGAGGACGGCCGCTGCGTCCCGGACCGCGGCGAGGCCGCGCAGGTCTGA
- a CDS encoding rhomboid family intramembrane serine protease, with the protein MIEWRQTAWRTTVGRIRDAAVSSGAPVTYGLIGACAVVFLISPLSGFGGAGHGSEEALLAAQAAYFERWGVIPAELWEGSAHALITPLTALFVHGSWLHLLGNLLFLYVFGAMAEERMGRVRFALFYVGCGYVALVCYAAAHADSEQTLVGASGAISAVLGAFLYLFPRARVTSLFPFLFFLPLRFPAWIVLIFWFALQWAAAQGADAGPGVAYLAHVAGFAAGFLYAWGRYRRGAKVKVPATATEGDSQP; encoded by the coding sequence ATGATCGAATGGCGGCAGACCGCGTGGCGGACCACGGTCGGCAGGATCCGGGACGCGGCGGTCTCCAGCGGCGCCCCGGTCACGTACGGGCTGATCGGCGCCTGCGCGGTGGTCTTCCTGATCAGCCCGCTCTCCGGATTCGGTGGCGCCGGCCACGGGAGCGAGGAAGCGCTGCTCGCCGCGCAGGCCGCGTACTTCGAGCGGTGGGGCGTGATCCCCGCCGAGCTGTGGGAGGGCTCCGCGCACGCCCTGATCACGCCGCTCACGGCGCTGTTCGTGCACGGCAGCTGGCTGCACCTGCTGGGCAACCTGCTGTTCCTGTACGTGTTCGGGGCGATGGCCGAGGAGCGCATGGGGCGGGTGCGGTTCGCGCTGTTCTACGTGGGCTGCGGCTATGTGGCGCTGGTCTGCTACGCGGCGGCGCACGCGGATTCCGAGCAGACGCTGGTCGGGGCGTCGGGGGCGATCTCCGCGGTGCTCGGCGCGTTCCTGTACCTCTTCCCCCGGGCCCGGGTGACCAGCCTGTTCCCGTTCCTCTTCTTCCTGCCGCTGCGCTTCCCGGCCTGGATCGTGCTGATCTTCTGGTTCGCCCTCCAGTGGGCGGCGGCGCAGGGCGCCGACGCGGGGCCGGGGGTGGCGTATCTGGCGCATGTGGCCGGGTTCGCGGCGGGGTTCCTGTACGCCTGGGGGCGGTATCGGAGGGGGGCTAAGGTGAAGGTTCCAGCCACGGCCACCGAGGGAGACAGCCAGCCGTGA
- a CDS encoding ubiquinol-cytochrome c reductase iron-sulfur subunit: protein MSSQQIPEDSLPAVQENAHGAVEGTDDPFADPGLPAHKPRIQDLDERAAKRSERAVALMFTLSMLATVGFIASYVIFPVDKIVYIWPFGHVSPLNFSLGLTLGAALFFIGAGAVHWARTLMSDVEVAAERHPIEATPEVKAQVMADFAAGAEESAIGRRKLIRNTMFGALALVPLSGVVLLRDLGPLPEKKLRNTLWAEGKQLINMNTMKPLRPEHITVGSLAFAMPEGLDPESHDFQTQMGKAALMIVRIEPDDIKDKRQRDWAHEGIVAFSKICTHVGCPISLYEQQTHHVLCPCHQSTFDLSDGARVIFGPAGHPLPQLRIGVNSEGNLEALGDFDEPVGAAFWERG, encoded by the coding sequence ATGAGTAGCCAACAGATTCCAGAAGACAGCCTGCCCGCAGTGCAGGAGAACGCGCACGGCGCGGTCGAGGGGACGGACGACCCGTTCGCCGACCCGGGGCTGCCGGCCCACAAGCCGCGCATCCAGGACCTCGACGAACGCGCCGCGAAACGCTCCGAGCGGGCCGTCGCGCTCATGTTCACCCTCTCGATGCTGGCGACGGTGGGCTTCATCGCCTCCTACGTCATCTTCCCGGTGGACAAGATCGTCTACATCTGGCCGTTCGGCCATGTGAGCCCGCTCAACTTCTCCCTGGGGCTGACCCTGGGCGCCGCGCTCTTCTTCATCGGCGCGGGGGCCGTCCACTGGGCGCGCACCCTGATGTCGGACGTCGAGGTCGCCGCCGAGCGTCACCCGATCGAGGCGACGCCCGAGGTCAAGGCCCAGGTCATGGCCGACTTCGCGGCCGGTGCCGAGGAGTCCGCGATCGGCCGTCGCAAGCTGATCCGCAACACCATGTTCGGTGCGCTGGCCCTGGTGCCGCTCTCCGGTGTGGTGCTGCTGCGCGACCTCGGTCCGCTGCCGGAGAAGAAGCTCCGCAACACCCTCTGGGCGGAGGGCAAGCAGCTCATCAACATGAACACGATGAAGCCGCTGCGCCCCGAGCACATCACCGTCGGGTCGCTGGCCTTCGCCATGCCCGAGGGGCTCGACCCGGAGTCGCACGACTTCCAGACGCAGATGGGCAAGGCCGCCCTGATGATCGTCCGCATCGAGCCGGACGACATCAAGGACAAGCGCCAGCGTGACTGGGCCCACGAGGGCATCGTCGCGTTCTCCAAGATCTGCACCCACGTCGGCTGCCCGATCAGCCTGTACGAGCAGCAGACACACCACGTGCTCTGCCCGTGCCACCAGTCCACCTTCGACCTCTCCGACGGCGCTCGCGTCATCTTCGGTCCCGCCGGCCACCCGCTTCCGCAGCTGCGGATCGGTGTCAACAGCGAGGGCAACCTCGAGGCGCTCGGCGACTTCGACGAGCCCGTCGGTGCTGCCTTCTGGGAGCGCGGATGA
- a CDS encoding NYN domain-containing protein — translation MDQPTSGAGPADEADGGAEALGRPLPEGVRRRVIALVSDAFGALTVAELPAQLRQYARFTPTRRAKFAGNAMAAALESDAVFRRRIGERLGQSQPELTGALEAGAPPAAADPLDVAAAAYVLRPAGWAKLVESAGEEVQRADAERADEEVRRERDQLREDLERARAHTRSETERLRTELEAARKESESLHRKLRSALSEVKRGEAALRRSAAETDTVRAESAAQLSAVESESRRLKARLGEAEAALEASRRAAREGRSVEDMRLRLLLDTVLDAASGLRRELALPPATTHPADTVDALEPGRMSPKDIAARALSETDPALLDQLLALPQAHLIVDGYNVTKTGYPQMPLEKQRLRLLGGLSVLAAQTGAEMTCVFDGAELAAPVLLAPPRGVRVLFSKPGVTADEVIRQLARAEPPGRPVVVVSTDREVADGVAKAGARPVASVLLLKRLSRV, via the coding sequence GTGGATCAGCCGACCAGCGGCGCCGGACCGGCCGATGAGGCCGACGGCGGTGCAGAGGCGCTCGGCCGTCCGCTGCCCGAGGGCGTGCGACGGCGGGTGATCGCGCTGGTCTCGGACGCCTTCGGCGCCCTGACCGTCGCCGAACTGCCCGCCCAGCTGAGGCAGTACGCCCGGTTCACCCCGACCCGGCGGGCGAAGTTCGCGGGGAACGCGATGGCCGCCGCGCTGGAGAGCGACGCGGTCTTCCGGCGGCGGATCGGCGAGCGCCTCGGCCAGTCCCAGCCGGAGCTGACCGGTGCGCTGGAGGCGGGCGCGCCGCCCGCCGCCGCCGACCCCCTCGACGTCGCCGCGGCCGCCTATGTGCTGCGCCCGGCCGGCTGGGCCAAGCTGGTCGAATCGGCCGGCGAGGAGGTCCAGCGCGCCGACGCGGAACGGGCGGACGAGGAGGTCCGGCGGGAGAGGGACCAGCTGCGCGAGGACCTGGAGCGGGCCCGCGCCCACACCCGTAGCGAGACCGAGCGGCTGCGCACCGAACTGGAGGCGGCCCGCAAGGAGTCCGAGTCGCTGCACCGCAAACTGCGCAGTGCGCTCAGCGAGGTGAAGCGCGGCGAGGCCGCCCTGCGCCGCAGTGCCGCCGAGACCGACACCGTGCGGGCCGAGTCGGCCGCCCAGCTCTCCGCGGTGGAGAGCGAGTCGCGCCGGCTCAAGGCGCGGCTGGGGGAGGCCGAGGCGGCGCTGGAGGCGAGCCGCCGGGCCGCCCGGGAGGGCCGCTCGGTGGAGGACATGCGGCTGCGGCTGCTCCTGGACACCGTGCTGGACGCGGCCTCCGGGCTACGGCGGGAGCTGGCCCTCCCTCCGGCGACCACGCACCCCGCCGACACCGTGGACGCCCTGGAGCCGGGCCGGATGTCCCCCAAGGACATTGCCGCGCGCGCCCTTTCGGAGACCGATCCGGCGCTGCTGGACCAGCTCCTCGCCCTGCCGCAGGCGCACCTCATCGTGGACGGCTACAACGTCACCAAGACCGGCTATCCCCAGATGCCGCTGGAGAAGCAGCGGTTGCGGCTGCTCGGCGGGCTCTCGGTGCTCGCGGCGCAGACCGGCGCCGAGATGACCTGTGTCTTCGACGGAGCCGAACTGGCCGCCCCGGTGCTGCTCGCCCCGCCGCGCGGCGTCCGGGTGCTGTTCAGCAAGCCCGGCGTCACCGCGGACGAAGTCATCCGTCAACTGGCCCGCGCGGAACCGCCGGGGCGGCCCGTGGTGGTCGTCTCCACCGACCGTGAGGTGGCGGACGGTGTGGCGAAGGCCGGGGCGCGGCCGGTCGCGTCCGTCTTGCTCCTCAAGCGCCTTTCACGCGTCTAA
- a CDS encoding Lrp/AsnC family transcriptional regulator yields the protein MITAIVLIKTSVDRIPEIAEAIAALDSVSEVFSVTGTYDLIAMVRVARHDDLADIIPGRISKIPGVEGTDTHVAFRTYSQHDLEAAFAIGLDA from the coding sequence GTGATCACCGCGATCGTGCTCATCAAGACCAGTGTGGACCGGATTCCGGAGATCGCCGAGGCCATCGCCGCGCTGGACAGTGTCAGCGAGGTCTTCTCCGTGACCGGCACCTACGACCTGATCGCCATGGTCCGGGTCGCCCGGCACGACGATCTCGCCGACATCATCCCCGGCCGGATCAGCAAGATCCCGGGCGTCGAGGGCACGGACACCCATGTGGCGTTCCGTACGTACTCCCAGCACGACCTGGAAGCGGCGTTCGCCATCGGCCTCGACGCGTAA